Within the Eucalyptus grandis isolate ANBG69807.140 chromosome 1, ASM1654582v1, whole genome shotgun sequence genome, the region CTCAATTTGTTTGGCATCGTCGCCTGTTTTCACTGTCTGGTTGTCTGCACGGAGTCTCCAGACCAGTGTCTTTACTTTGTGTCTGCCCCTAGCTTTGGACAGCTCTTTGTTCAATCTTTTGCATCCTCGATAACAATTTTAGTCTCAAAGTACACGAACTGTCATAAAGAGTTAACAGAATTTCTATCTTTGCAGGTCGCAGAACATTATGAGCGAGTGATTGCGACTGACATAAGTGAACCCATGCTGAAGCAGGGGATCCCACACCCTCGAGTTCAGTACTTACACACTCCGCCATCCCTGTCCGAAGACGAAATGGTGGCAATGCTTGGGGGTGAGAACTCGGTCGATTTGATCACGGTGGCCACTGCCGTCCATTGGTTTGACATCCCAAAGTTCTACTCTGTTGCCAAACGGGTCCTCCGCAAGCCCGGAGGCGTGATCGCCGTTTGGACCTACACTGACATGATCGAAGTCAATCCCGAATTTGAACGTATACTAAGACGTCTGCGCGAAGCCTGTAAGCCGTATTGGAAGCCAGGAGCACAGTACTTCTTCGAAGAGTATCGAAACCTTCCATTTCCGTTTGAGAGTGTGGGTTTAGGTTGTGAAGGACAACCTGCTCAGCTAGAAATGCCAAGGGAAATGAGTTTTGAGACGTTGCTGAGTGTCCTGAGGACCGCGTCGGCAGTAGCGACGGCCAAGCAGCATGGTGTGGACCTGTTGACCGATGATGTCGTGAAAGAGTTTGAGACTGCTTGGGGCGGATCGGATTTGGTCAGAACTGTCAAGTCCAAGGTTTTTATGCTCGCCGGAACCGTGAAAGCTTAAAAGATCTCTGTTTCTCGGTGCTTTGGGGAGCTCGTTACTGATAAAATCTTCCTAAATTACGCCTCCATTAAATAATGTTCCAGAGTTGGAGAACGTGCATCAGCAGCAGCATCTACTTGTAGATGCCCCTCCTGAGCACAAACTTGTTGTGAGGTCAATTTCTCCTGCAATTGCAATGACCTAATGTTTGGATTAATAATATATGCAGTTTACTTCCAAGTGCCAAGTTACCTTTCAAATGATGTTCGGGCATAAAGCTTTCATGACGTTTACCTTCTCATGTGTATTTAGAGTTCATCATTAAGTAGTCTCAGAGAATTATATACGAGCCAGGGGAAGATGATTACAGCCACTACCGTTCCAGTATCCCATGAACAATTAATGGTCACAGAAATCAGGTACCTATCGCGGGATGgaattgaaaatttctaaaatttttgcacaaaattgcaaaagaaaatccTATAAGTAACAGAGTTGCAGATCAGCCAAGCACTTTCGTTCCAGGGACTGTAGAGCTTGATTTTAAAAGGTCGGAATCAAGTAGTAAACTGGCATGTTTAAGAGGGATACTCTTTTACTATATGATCTTGCCAATGAAAGCCAAACTTAAAGGTAAACAACCAGCTGGTGCCAAACATAGTAGAAACAATAAGCAAAAACTCTAATGATTTGCCTGAGTGTGTCAGTGAGACGCTTGAATGCATGTTCAATGCTCACTGCTTTTCATCTTTAATGACCCTCATAGTCTTTTGCAGACTCATCGCAGAAACCCGTAGACAGACGACTAGACAGAAAAGGGAGGAGCAACATAAGGCACAGCGCCAACTTCGCCTGTGCCATTCTGCATAGCGGCTATGCTGGAGGCAGCACACATGGATCAGGCAAGGGTGGGACTAACAGCAAATCGGAATCATCATCTCCAAAAGGCGGTGCAGCTGTGATCCCCATGTATGCTGGTTCTGCTGGTGCtaacaaccaccaccaccaaagtGCCCTCCACGGTTCCATAGCCCTGCACGAGTCCACGCTCTCACTGGAGCAGTACTGGCCCTCTGCTGTGTTTTCCTATAGAATGTTTGCATTTGATGGCGCAAATTTCTCAATAGATCTTTGTGTACATTGAGACAGTAACTTAAAACTCTGCAATAAATTCAAACGTTTAGCCTTTTCCCACTCTGATTGGCACTCTTGTTTTCTGGATGGATGATTGCTTCATGGTAAatgacaagaaagaagaaatatatggTGTAGCATTATTCTAATGGAGGCAGGTATGAAGCTGAGAAGAAAGCATATATTCTGATGAGAGATATGTAAGTGACGTCCCTGAtgacattattcattcaaaagtTGATAAGGAGAGGCGCAAGCTGTGAGTGACCGAGTTTgccatctctgtctctcttcttcttcttcttttcttcttcttcttcttctctctatttAAACTGCAAAAAATGAGAGACCCAACAAGGTTATTGAGTCCATACAGCTTGCGCGAGTCGATCCAAGGGGGACTCTGTGTGTGTGGTGATCGTGATTGTGTGCTGTGTTCTGTCGTACGAAATGGCAATGCAAGGTCCTTACGACCAGGTAGCCAAGGGATACGTTGCCACGCGGCCCCAGTATCCCAACGAGTGGTTCTCCAAGCTCTCCGCTTTGACCTCCCGCCATGCCTTGGCTTGGGACGCCAGCACTGGCAACGGCCAAGCCGCCGTcgcggtctctctctctctctctctctctctctctctctctctctctctctcacattaTCTGCCTGATGCTGAGAGATGAGTTCACTAGCTCTCTGAATGTGTCTTCCTGGAAGATccagaaaaagaggagaaagattttCATGAATCCATAGATGGATAAGGTTGCCTGGATAAGGAATTTCACATGAACTGGGCTGTTCGTTTGGGATTCAATATTGAGATTACTCAGTAGGTTCATTAGCGCCATATGCCATTAGTAGTACCTGTgatcaaaaataagaaatttcgAGTAAATTGGGTGGTACGCTTAGTTCATACATGCTATAGGCCATGTTCTCTGTTGTCAACTTAAATGAAGTATCTTTGGTGGTCACGGTTTGTACTACGAAAGATCATTATCAAGGAGGATGCATTTCTGACTGTTTGCATTGGCAAACGGTTTGTCCAACGATCTTGAGCTCCTGAATGATCAAATCGACTTAGCAATGAGGCACCCCTCTCAATTTGTTCGGGCCTTATCGCCTGTTTTTGATGTCTGGTTATC harbors:
- the LOC104421134 gene encoding putative methyltransferase DDB_G0268948, which produces MAMQSPYDQVTKGYVATRPRYPDQWFSKLSALTSRHALAWDAGTGNGQAAIAVAEHYERVIATDISEPMLKQGIPHPRVQYLHTPPSLSEDEMVAMLGGENSVDLITVATAVHWFDIPKFYSVAKRVLRKPGGVIAVWTYTDMIEVNPEFERILRRLREACKPYWKPGAQYFFEEYRNLPFPFESVGLGCEGQPAQLEMPREMSFETLLSVLRTASAVATAKQHGVDLLTDDVVKEFETAWGGSDLVRTVKSKVFMLAGTVKA